The window ATTTCCCCCGATGATGTATCGGCATTTCCTATGCTAGTGGCATCTCCGGTGAGTGATAAAGATGCCGGTGACATGATCTGGCATCGAGTCGCCTCCTTCTTCACCACCGCGTATGCCTCTTCGACTGAGGGGTACGGCTCCATCTTGAGGATATCTCGCCGGATTGCAGCATACTCTGGGTTTAATCCGGTGAGGAATTTGATTAACCTTTTTTCGCTTGTGAAGTCCCTGAATTGTTTTATTCCTTTATCGCAGCACGTCACGGGCTGCTTCTGCCTCCTGTCGACGCTGATCCATAGTCCATGGATTCGACGGTAATATGTCTCAAGATCCAAATTGCCCTGTCGGATTGATATAACTTTGTCTTCCAGGTCATAGATGTGGAACGAATCTGCCTTGCTTTCGAATGTTATTCGAAGGTTGTCCCACAGAGCTTTGGACGTTTGGTGGTGAGCAAAATCGGAAATTATATCATGTTCGACATTGTCGATTATCCACGAGAAAACCATGAGATCGGTTTCCTCCCACTCTCGGTATCCCTTGGTCTCTGGTTCTGGCGGTTCATCAACTATGTGGGAGTATCCTCTCCTTCCTCCTATCGCGACTTTCATAAGTCGAGACCATAGCGGGTAGTTCTCCCGTTGAGTTTGAACGCTACGGTAACGTTCTTGCTTGACCTCAATCTCGAGGGTTCGGTTGTTGGTTTCTCCTCATCGGTATCTGACATTTTGTGTGTATAGGGATGAATCTGGATTTGGTTTTAGCCTCTTGGCCGAGTTTTGGTATGATTGGGCTAGGATGAAATTTTTCTGAGCCCTAAAAAATCCTACTCTGACGCCATGAAGAAAGAAACTTTAGGGATCGAAATTGTGTATTTTCTTGAATGAATTATCGTTACACTGATCCACCTATTTATAGGTCTAGAAATATTCACATAAGGAAAAAACTAATCTTTGCCTATTTTACAGGGATTGCATTCTATCTACGGAAGGAGATCAATCAAGGATCAATCTATCTACGGAAGGAGATATTCTCGTGATATCTTCAATATCTTCCAACAGTTAGTGCCGACACTCGCTACACTAGAACCGCCACTGTAGTACCCGCGCTGCTCGGGTATCCAGATTCTTCAGTGCCGGGGGAATCACTATTTCAGCCTTGCATATtgactacaaataaaaatctagagaaatgaaaatatggcTATGGAATTGTCAATTGTAGCTGGATGtgtgaatgaaaaaatgagagaattcgatgtatttatagaaaataattaacaaaaaaaataaaattcaccagCGGCGGTTGCCATGGAACCGCCCCTTCCACGCCGCACACGCAGCACTGACCCCCTCCCAAACATTATCGGtcattttacaattttggtcataaacattAACTTTTGAATTTCTATTCGGACCACAATTAGCCCAAAACTGACGAATCCGTTAAATATTAACGGTCAAGAATATTTATAGGCGAGTGATTGGGGTGttgaattatatttgtatgttgatttattttgtatgaagTGTGATTTTTTGGATTTCCAAATGCAGAAAGAGCAAATAGCATGGAAGTAGCATAGTATTATTTGACAAATTGCCCGTAAAGTcatatattgaattaaaatttagctaaatcaaataataatataaaacaccaataaataatgataaaaaagtgAAACTAAATTAGTGTCATTATTAGGCACAATATTGCATCAcattaacatttttattaatacgAACACATACTATGTgttattttcttgatattaGGCCGTACGTTTGGTGTTACTTCAACTAAAGtaggaaaattaaattttcaattcttttttacAAAGTAATCAAATTCATGTATATAGTAAGAATCGAGTTCAATCTTATTTACAATCActcatatttctcttttttagacttcttaaaatattaactGAAAATTATATGTGTATTCACATGTTGATAAAATTCTTATATGGCAATACACGGGAtattatttgaagaaataatatttgcaTACAGGATGAAAAAAGTTTGGAGTGAGTataatagaatgaaaaataagttaaagtaaCAATGTTAGTTTTTGACAAATGTACTAATTTGaaacactaataaaatttattttcactcacttctttttcatttattttcaaggCTGCCCGAGCTTCCTATCTCCATCAACCCATGACACTAGAAATTAATCTTCAACCCAATCTTTAATTATTCTGCCCCAAACTCTAAATTAACATTCTGGCCCAAAGTGAAAATAATGATCAACCCCAAATTCCTTGACCTCTTCTTGCCAATCATTGAAGCTTTTAAGATTAATTCGATGTTAAAGGTGGAAGGATTGTAAAAACATGTTATAAATTCTTGTTATTGTTATAGGCTTGCAAAGTGTAAGGAAATATGCCGTGAGGCTGAGATGTCTGGATTCAAGATAGATCTTGACAAATTGACATAGTTTTGGTGATACATTATGTTGCTTTACATTTATGGAATTGATGTAGTTTGAAGAAAATATTGCTTGTAAGGGTAATTTTCTCATTCTGCCTAAAACTCCCTACATTAgacaaaaaagtaaaataaaatgtagcCACCATTCATGATAGAATTATTtgtcaaatattagtattatgttACTTCCGTTCTATTTGTTGTTTCTGTATTCGGAACTTGTGTAAAAGATGACAATTCATATTAAAAGGCActacaaatccaaaaaataacaccataaaatttcatgattaaatCGACAAAGAAAACTCGGGAAGGAGCTTTTTATATGGTCAACACtgttacaataattaaaaaccaCAAATCCTATATAGTTAGTTTTGTGAAAAGCTCCTAATTAGAGCTGCTTGAGGAGCATTTGGATCCATCGAGTGCAGCATCTGTGAGGCCTCGGCTCAAATCATCAACCTTATTGTGCAAAGTTTTGATGTAATTGTTAGCATCGTCAAGATAGTCTGatgtgaaataaattatagtcCTTTATTGTATTATCTTAACATACTTTTTAAGGTGAAAAATAGACTCATTTTGATGAATTGTAGGACAAAAGACTAAGTtttaagagagatgagaaaataaaaaaggtctGAATCTGATCAGTAATCAGGCCTTCAAGATTAAATAGCCTTTCAAAATCTAGGGCACAAGATTAAATATAATGGGACAATATAactacattttttctttttgtaaatcTTCGCATTGCTTCAGGTTCTTGTTTActataaattcattaaaaattatattcatttttttaactctTATATCATGTGCATAACACGAGTATTAATAATAGTAGGTACAAAATTGTGGTTAGAAAAAGGTTAAAAGAAGCAACCGACAGCGTACTTTCCGCGGTAGGCAGTCATGGTtgcagatttaaaatgttgagagaaaaaaaaaaggcagaTGCAGAGAACGAAATGAGACTTGTGTGTGTTGGAATATTAcaatataactttattttgtattacGTAGAATTCtctaaatattagtaaaaattaaaatatataggtaTTTAGGAGAATTCTCCagattatttaagaaaatatccaaatttttatgtataaaaatctagatatttagaatataaaagaatgaaGTAGATATTTCTAGAATAGGAAGTGGATACCTATAACTATGGGAGAGTTGTACCATTTTGCATAATTTAAGGagtttgataaattaaattctttgTTGGCAATGTTGGGCAAGGCCATCAAGACCTTGGGTGGTAGTCTTACCATTGGTTCCAGCAAGCTCAATTGTACCCTTGTCAACCTTGATACCAGCAAGAACACCATTATGcttaaaaatatcaactaaaCTCGTGCCTGCGAGTACACATACAAAATGTCAGattgtttatttaatcattttaatagttttagaaaaattatgcATATACCTTGACGGTTGATCATGTCCAAAAGTCTCATCATTAGAGATCACACCAGTTGAGTATGGATAGTAATCAAACACGGTGAAAAGGGTAAAGCCATAACTAGGGTCGAATTTAGTATCATCAAGAATACTGTTCCCAGATTGCAATAATTGCAGCATTGGCTGTAAGCTCAGATCATGTAGAAAGTCTCATCATTAGAGATCACACCACTCAGGTATGGATAGTAACCACAAACGGTGAAAAGGGTAAAGCCATAACTAGGGTCGAATTTAGCATAAGCAAGCCCCTTTCTGAAATTCTCAAGGACTTGAACAAAAAGGTCCCCGAATCGCTTCTCAAATCCCGCACTGAATCCTCTAGCTTCCTAATTCGATACGTTCCTTGGtattctttctctcttcatctcctTTTCTTCTCAATAATAACCTTCCCAGGGGTACCAATGATTGCAGCATTGGTTGCAGGCTCTCCCTCTCTTCATCTCCTTTTCTTCTCAATAATAACCTTCCCAGGGGTACCAATGATTGCAGCATTGGTTGCAGGCTCATATGTAGTGAAAATATTTAAGGAATTAGAGTAAGAATACAAATTAAAGTGCATATCATTAGTTTATTCTCATTTAATGCTGGAATGGAAATGGGAATAACAATTGATTTTGGCgagaaattgaatttttcagGGATGGGTAGGTAATTGGTCATTTCCCCAATGAACAGTGAATACCCTAATTTGCCTAGATTTAGGGCTATAAATGCATCATTAAAGGATAAATTTCAGAAAGAAAAATAGCACAagatccattaattaattgaccATTCCTATAAACACGCCATTAAAGGATAAATTTCAGAAAGAAAAATAGCacaatatccattaattaattggcCATTTCCCCAATGAACAGTGAACACCCTTATTTACCTAGATTTATGGCTATAAACGCGTCATTAAAGGATAAATTTCAGAAAGAAAAATAGCACAagatccattaattaatactcattccgtcccgctttagcagtcccattgacttttctgccctctttttgtaaaaatgataaaaaatagttaaagaggagaaatggtaaattaagttagagaataatataagaaGAGTCttacctacattattatctctcttactttaccatttctctactttaactattttttatcatttttacaaaaagagggcagaaaagtcaatgagactgctaaagcgggacagagggagtacataatgtggttaaaaaatgtcaaaggCTGAAAATCTTACCGGCGTACTTTCCGCGGTAGGCAGTCATAATGTTGAGAACTTGGGTGCGGTGGCGGTGTCGGTGTCGGTGTGCGCCGCTAGGGTTTCTGTGGTGGCAGTGGCAGTGGCGGTATCGGTGTGCGCCACTAGGGTTTCTGTAGTGTCGGTGGTGAATTGTGATTCTAGGAGTAGATTAGGGATAGGAGTAGATTGGGGCTTAGATATCTAAAAAATTGccattttagatttaaaataataatctatacaatatataaaaagggaTTTTTGAGAGCATTAAggaaaatattctaaaaatagatGAATGAAGATTATTACGTGATAATTGATACTCCTGTCCATCTTCTAACTTTTGACTATAATATGGTTTGGTTTGGAATTTTTGCAAATCTGGCATGAGAATATTGATCGAACTTATTAACATAGAAATTAATATAGGAATAAGAAAGGTGAAGAGTTTTGAACTGTTggtataaaacaaaataaaatatctataaatacttctcacaaaacaattcttcgtaccaaaaaaagtaaaatatctataaatactcttcacaaaacaatttattttcgtaatactaacaaaaaataaatatggatttattttttgctaaaatcactaattttgattttggaacCGGCAAGTATTTTGTGAAAGTTTATACGTCATGAACTTTTATTACTATTGTAATTTTCAATAGTGGACTTCTCGCACAATTTTATATCATGTATTATTGTGGTAAAACACCGTTggtgatttttgtttgaagttcTTAATGTCCGCCAAAATCTCCCTCTCCAAAATTGCTCAagcttagagcatctccaatggtcgtGCTAGCGACCGGCTTAGCCGATTCGTcacgctggccgatcggctagccgaaccattggagtcTCACAGCCGCAAAATCGGCCGGGGACGTCTTTTTGGCCAATCGCTCGGGCGCTAGCCGATGCGCTCGCCGCgatgtggcgtgccgatcccgaccagcgccgatttttgatttttttttaaaaaaacctatataaattAGTGGCAAACTAACACAGATTCAaagcatactaacattttttaatgtatttttttaataaattagtgaggagtagagtggggcggtggctcgtgtgtggaagctcggattttttttattatgtaatttttttatttttagttaatgtactttttttatttaaataaaattaacgaatttttttccgtatatatgtcgtaaatttaattccgtattgtgattttaattccgtaaatgtagtatttttgaattatttttattgcggctggcctatggatGACCTAAATCTGATATAATAGGTGGATTTTTAATGCtactgacgtggcagggggaGAAACTGCTGGCCGATTTTTGGGCCGAAGTACCATTAGAGATGCTCTTACTGCTATCATCTCTGAGCTTGTCATTTCTCCTCAAAACCACACTTAATTTAAGACATCTTTCTTGGGATATAGAGAATATTAATTTGACGATTGTTTAAATTTCACAGTCAaactaatttgattttaaattgtcaGTTAAgtagagtattaattttatttaaaagcgaattaattaattttggtcGGAAATATGGTTTAAACAGCTCAAATTTGGAGTGAAGAGAGAGTCGAAGATCAAACAATGGCCGCCAAAATCTCCATCTCCAAAATTGCTCAAGCTTCCTGCTTTCATCTGCGACCTCGTCGTTTCTCCTCAAAACCACACTACTCTTCCTCCTCCAAATCGCAGCGGCAAGACTCCAATTTCGGCTCCGACGCTGACGACGCCGCTGTCCCCACCGCCGGAATAAGCAAGCCCCTTTCTGAAATTCTCAAGGACTTGAACAAAAAGGTCCCCGAATCGCTTCTCAAATCCCGCTCTGAGCCCTCTGGCTTCTCAATTAGATACGTTCCTTGGTATTCTCCCTCTCTTCATCTCCTTTTCTTCTCAATTTGGAATTCGAAGTTCtcgttttgtttttcaattcaaGCTTCTATTAACTTTGCAGGCATGTATTGAATCGAATTCTGAACCTACACGCACCAGGTATGCACACACTAGATGAgtattagggtttagggtttaagAAGATGGACTGGAAATTTGGGGATATTCTGAAGCACTTgattattttgtcaatttgGATTAAATTGGTTAATTCGGATTGCATAGTTCCTCGGAATTAGTTCAATCATCTATAATTGTCAATCATAAAGAGTGAAAGCAGTTTGCAATCTTCTGTTTGTAGAATGGTCTGGTGAGGTTCGCAGCATCACTTACTCAGCTGATGGCAATTCTGTATCGGTCGTCTATCGCGTCACACTATACGGGACTGATGCAGAGGTATAATTGCCTTTCTCATTGTTGCAATAGTAATGCAGATGATGTGTTTATAGCATAGCTTCGACTGTAGTATTAGTTTCAAGGTCGCAATATAGAGAGCGACTTTAGTGCTGAAGAGTGCGTGCACTGCTGATCTTGCTCTCGTCTTAGTTGTGATTTTGTGGCTCCACTTTCAACAATACAGTTGCTGATCTTAACTTTTAGTTTCAAGGTCGCAATATAGAGGACCCGTTGAATCCATAGCTCTAGACTTTACTGCCAAAGAGTGCGTCAACTGCATTTGATCTTACTCTCGTCTTAGTTGTGATTTTGTTGCTATGTTATCAACAATACAGCTGATGTGTTTATAGATTGACTTCGACTGCTGTGTTTGTTTCAAGGTCGCAGTATAGAGGGCTCTGTTGAATCCATACCTCCTAGACTTTAGTGCTAAAGCGTGTGTCAACTGCTTTCGATCTTTCTCTCATGTTAGTTAGGATTTTGTGTGGCTCCACTTACCAGCATTACCTATGTGGAATCTGTGAGGACTCTTGCTATTGTTTTCCGAATATGAATCCCAGTGAACTTGAATCTCTAAATTGTGTGATCAGATGAATTTGGACTACCTAGTTTGTATAATATGTGCTCTTTCAGGTCGAATATTTAGAGCTATACCATGTAAACCCACAAACTAGTTGAGCCTCGTACCAATGCCATTCATCTTATCCTAACGATGTGGTTGTTTCATATGAAGTAGATATTCAGGGAAGCAACAGGCAGTGCTTCAGCTAGCGACACAAGCTTCGGGAGTCCTGTGCAAAAGGCAGAAGCAATGGCATTTCGCCGAGCTTGTGCTCGCCTAGGGCTGGGACTTCATCTTTATCATGAAGAATTGGAGTAGTGCAGGTTTAAGCCAGAGCAACTCGGGGCTATAGCCTGTATATGCTTCTCTCGAACTCGGTGGATTTGATCTCTTGCTTTTGTGTGTAATCGCGTTTACAAAGCCATGTTTCTTTTAGAGAACCTCCCAATTTTCCCAAAAATCCAGGAGGAAATTCTTTAACTTGAAAGAATTGGTACAGATTTAGGATACTTATCCAAAAGTTTTGATGACTCAATCATGGATGATGGAATCATCAAAGATTTAACCTTTTTCGAACTATGTTTGTACCTAATTAGAGTGATCAATGTTAGCACATTATCAtgaatgtttgttttgttacAAGTTTATTTCTTGGTAGTTAAAAagattttaatcattttgtttgtgaaaaattggaataaaattgacaaattaacaatggagagagaaattttGAACTATGTTTATACCCAACTACAAAATGTTTTGATTTGCGATTGCATTTCATATCCAAGCCAAGAACCATTTAGTAAAATAGGTTGTTTCAGCCCTCAAAAATGTTACATCAACAATATTTCATACccaatttataaaaacataaaaaaaaattacatttcttGCAAATTGCAATGTGACCCATTGTCGAAAGGACAGAAATACACATTATATGTGATTATATGTCAACAACTGTTGGTTTCCGGCCAATTTCCTAGTAATCGAACATAGCTATCAACACCTAAAAAACATAGAAATTGCAATTTACaatataagtaaaatatatttaggtATTGATCAAGATAATTTcgttacaattcacatatttgATACGCGTTAGCATTTGTTATAAATTACTATGTGATTGGTATTTCTGTCCAAACCATACTCAAATGTATAGGAGCTGGGTAAtgagcttcttcttcttctctctcaaggTATGTTCTAAATCATCCTTCTAAATTTAGtagtttaatttcataaaatattatcatgcttgttttgatatatttaattatatgtatatacaaaTTAGTCCTAGGCAATCTCCAATCGTTtacatcaaactcaaactcatttttagtaTATCTCACActaaaaagtagttttactccaacaattgacaccaaattcaaattttacactatttttgagtttttgtcccacaaaatttttaCAGTAACACCATATATATTAGGTGTTAATACATAGAAAAACCCAAAAGTGGGTATGAGCTTGGGGTATGGTTGAAGAAATTTTCTAgaccaaaatttatttttggtgtatTGTTAGAGATGGTCTTAGAGATTGTATTGAATTGCAGTGTCGGTATGCAAACACACGTGGAAGCAAGGAGGGTTTAAGCTTTTACCAGGttataaaattcttttttatttgcgTAATATCATcgaatttttgatattttgtgtgAAGAGTTGTACAAAAGCCCTTATTACTGCAACAAAATATAGGAAAATTACTGTATCAAAATTGAACTCggaaattagaatatatagcCCATGTCAAAACAAATTTATGCATCCGCCCCTGCTTCCATGTTCAACGTGGTTTTGCTTTTCGAAAATCGTGGTATGTAGGAATTTGTGTTCACTTTAATTGAGGGGACATTTTGTTGGGGGTGTTTAGAAACATATAGATTGAAAGTGGGGACTTAATTGCATATATTGAAAGTTTCAACCTATTTGTAACTTATGTAATAGGTTGTGATTTTAGGTGCAATGGACTGATTCAATATCAACGCTACTTTTTCTTGACAATAAAATGGTTCGATCGTTCactaaaaatcaatttcaacaCCCACTcgattttatatatatttaagttGAATAATACGAAATATTGGGAAATGGTGGTGACTTATGTAATGGTTGCATTATTCAATATGTATTATCTTTGGAAAAAGAATAGTAAACATTATACAAGTAGTATGAGCTAGTATATTGTTCCCTTCAATCAAGCCAAATACAAATCACCAtctcaatatttatatactataaaaaaacaaccaaaaaGAAGATGAGATCCAAGTCTTTGTTGTTATTATGTGGAAATTTCATGAGTCGTGAGGCTTTATATTTCGTGGAACGTCATCTTCGGTTTGAAAAGTTGAACCTCAAATTGATAGGGTGATTACAACGAATGATATTGACCCATtctcacatttcttttttaataattaagaatactataattaaagaGATTATTTGTAAATGatcaatcaaattaatattgttaaCAACCAAAAGGATTAATGACTTTGTTTAGAAGATTCCATTGAAGACAAATCTAGATGGAGTAGTAGAGGGCCGACCCCACGTCCGattaaaaaaactgaaaaactccattaaatttggtttttgAATATGCCTCAGACTTTATAGTACAATATATAGTTTAACCCCATTCTTTTGAAATTGTGCTCATCTTGTTCTTTGCCGTCATTCATtgcttgtttatgtttttcgATGCTAATCTTGTTCTTCGCTGTCATTCATTGCTTATTTCTGTTTTTCGACGCTAGTAACGACATTATTTCACTCTCACGTGTTCTATTTATGAATCCACTATTGCCATTGGCATTtgcataaaaacaaaatactatatgaaattttataaatataattataggaTGATTATCATTTGAAGACATTTATGTTTActcaataatatatttaaaagataattttgtttagCTATAGCTACTAGTAATATTTCGGTTGtgtttttatcttgtttattgCATAACCAAGCTggctctttttttctttcttttttttttatatttaatttgagaaaCGTTTTTCACTGTTTAATACATTAGCTTCTTTGCTaagatttatgaatttatatttgtgCACAAGGTagaaaaatacaatattatgCCCTCAAAAGTCATAAACAATCAATGCTAGATAAATAAGGTCGGATCTCAAAGTAAACGCACAAACAAGTCtttttttagtactagtacCATTAATACTACAACGTATAAGTATGaataagtactccctcagtcccttataattttacccactttgacccggcacgggttttaagaaatttaatggaaagtgagttgaaaaagttggtgggatgtgagtcctactttgaaagtattagttttataaataatgtgagtaggaatgagttagtggaatatgaggcctattaccaaaaatggtaaaagtgaagtgagtaaaattatgtgggacggcccaaaatggaatactagGTAAAAttataggggacggagggagtaatattttataactaaattcaaataatttataattaacaGTAATAGTTTATTAaacattaattgaattaattattagaCAAAATCTCATCTAGAACGTCCACGAATAAAGTTATTATGAGTAGACCTGTccaaggtttaccgaaccggcggttaacacTGGAACCGTAAtcgccggttacggttccgaaccgcaaCCGTGAGAATTTATCCAAACCGAAATTGTAAATGTTTaaaccgtggttcggttcaggttcaaaatttttcgaaccgaaaccatGCCGGAACTGCGAAAAACCACCGAAAAACCGTCAAACCAAGCCAAAACCgtaaaaaaccataaaaaccGCCGGTGGTTTTGAATCGTAACCGCAAAACACTCTCGCGGTTCAGTTCCGGTTAGGCAATTTCCAAAACAAGAACcgacggttccgaaccgcggACACTCTAATTATGagcaattaattattaatgctGACGTAAGcaaaattttatgtgaaatAAGCAATCGTGACTCTCTATAACTCATTATTGCATTCACACGTtgctcaaaaagaaaaattactttttttataaaagaaactttttgttcaaaaaaagagagaactaAACCGTGTGATATGGGATTAGACCCTACTTTGACGaataaattaagtttatttattttcataaaattattatttattccattatAACAGTTTCCGGATTTTGGCAAAAGTTAGGTTCTGAAGatgaaaaatactccctccgtccccgaatactTGACACGGTTTGATccggcacaagttttaagaaatgtaatggaaagtgtgttggaaaagttggtgggatgtgggtcatacttttaaagtattagttttataacaaatgtgagtaggaatgagttagtgaaatatggggtccattaacaaaaatgaaaaaagtgaaCTGTGTCAAGTATTCGGGGACAGATCGAAATAGCAAACTGTGTCattcgggacggagggagtaataaaaaattgtgatcactaattaaaatatatttttgagaaTGATCACTTATAGAATTTACTGTTTGGGCCTTGAAATATTCCCTTAAATATCACGGTTCATTATCAAtacacattattttaatatgtatGTAATCTATGATGCATTTGTTTTGTGGtgtattttattcaatatactgaaatagtttatatattgagataattatatttaataaaaattaactaaataaactaaattaataatactgataattttgattttatcataGACTACACATATAATACAACTAAGTCAAATAGACTATTACTATGATTTAGTCTATTCGTAAaattactttaaaaaataagctatgaataaaaaaatacacaacCACACAATTATTTGGGTGGTGcctgaaaattgaaactacAAATTACGAAAACTAATAAAGCATACCTTAAAATTACAACttataaactttaaatttcatatagtatttataatttggCGTGGATAAGAATATAAGATactttagtattataatagtaatattattattatattagtattattctTACTTGACCATATTATATACACTCGTCTACTTTTCTAACAACCATCACTGATGACATGTATCTTCCTCGAAATTATATTGAATGCGACTGTGTGATCCACACAAAATATGGACCATTCATTTATGAGGTAGTACGTTGtccataattatttatttattttttatttgaaacaatGATGTTTGTTCACAGTTCACACCATAATATGCACATTTAGATTCcaagtttaattaataaaattacaattacaatcaCACGAATAATCCATccactttaaattaattttgcttCATCATTGTATAATTTACCATTTAATTGATTCTACCCAAGAGAATAGAAATATGGACTATCATCTTTgataaacatatactccctccatcttcaaagaatatacattttggattcgacacaaattttaatgtaaaattgataaggTAAGAGAAaggtagagaaaaaataataattaaagtattgttagtgcatgatgagtctca is drawn from Salvia hispanica cultivar TCC Black 2014 chromosome 6, UniMelb_Shisp_WGS_1.0, whole genome shotgun sequence and contains these coding sequences:
- the LOC125196316 gene encoding DNA repair RAD52-like protein 1, mitochondrial isoform X2 is translated as MAAKISISKIAQASCFHLRPRRFSSKPHYSSSSKSQRQDSNFGSDADDAAVPTAGISKPLSEILKDLNKKVPESLLKSRSEPSGFSIRYVPWHVLNRILNLHAPEWSGEVRSITYSADGNSVSVVYRVTLYGTDAE
- the LOC125196316 gene encoding DNA repair RAD52-like protein 1, mitochondrial isoform X1, translating into MAAKISISKIAQASCFHLRPRRFSSKPHYSSSSKSQRQDSNFGSDADDAAVPTAGISKPLSEILKDLNKKVPESLLKSRSEPSGFSIRYVPWHVLNRILNLHAPEWSGEVRSITYSADGNSVSVVYRVTLYGTDAEIFREATGSASASDTSFGSPVQKAEAMAFRRACARLGLGLHLYHEELE